In one window of Astyanax mexicanus isolate ESR-SI-001 chromosome 18, AstMex3_surface, whole genome shotgun sequence DNA:
- the tlcd2 gene encoding TLC domain-containing protein 2 has translation MELHAVLLTAGASVGFFRAANYGFSKLPVPETAQRNTWKWRNICTSFIHSLITGVWAVLCFYMHPQMAEDLIETHSVFSHALVSVSIGYFIYDFLDMVLNQKIYQSWELLFHHVVVITCFGLSVLTCRYIGFAVVALLVEINSIFLHLRQMLRMANVSKSTFYRVNSMINLGTYVVFRINTLAWMTRWLVLNRDLIPLLSYTVGSVGLAIMTVMNIVLFYRLLRTDFLKSSREKEVKKEKEKDKEKDKEKEKEKEM, from the exons ATGGAGCTGCACGCGGTGCTCCTCACCGCCGGCGCGTCCGTGGGCTTTTTCAGAGCGGCAAACTACGGCTTCAGCAAGCTCCCAGTCCCGGAGACAGCCCAGAGGAACACGTGGAAGTGGAGGAACATCTGCACCTCCTTCATTCACAGCCTCATCACCGGAGTATGGGCTGTGCTGTG TTTCTACATGCATCCTCAGATGGCTGAGGATTTGATAGAGACTCACTCTGTCTTCTCCCATGCGTTGGTGTCTGTATCTATCG GATACTTTATATATGACTTCCTTGACATGGTTCTCAATCAGAAGATCTACCAGTCGTGGGAGCTCCTTTTTCATCATGTGGTG GTGATCACCTGTTTCGGGCTGTCGGTGCTTACGTGCCGCTACATAGGCTTTGCGGTGGTGGCTCTGCTGGTGGAGATCAACTCCATCTTCCTGCACCTGCGGCAGATGCTGCGCATGGCCAACGTGTCCAAGAGCACGTTCTACAGGGTGAACAGCATGATCAACCTGGGCACGTACGTGGTGTTCCGCATCAACACGCTGGCCTGGATGACCCGCTGGCTGGTGCTGAACCGTGACCTCATCCCACTGCTCAGTTACACGGTGGGCAGCGTGGGCCTGGCCATCATGACCGTCATGAATATTGTGCTGTTCTACCGCCTGCTGCGCACCGACTTCCTAAAGTCCAGCCGTGAGAAGGAGGtcaagaaggagaaggagaaagacAAGGAGAAAGACAAGGAGAAGGAAAAGGAGAAGGAGATGTAA